A portion of the Daphnia magna isolate NIES linkage group LG4, ASM2063170v1.1, whole genome shotgun sequence genome contains these proteins:
- the LOC116919996 gene encoding procathepsin L isoform X1 has translation MLFPMLCGYRTKLFIRSVMAIIGSHHPLGRSSSTMKLLSTIILLTMAVAMADRDEDAWNFYKFQFGKAHSPQEDAIRKQNFLARDRVIDKHNRENKEWQMAHNKFSDMSEEEKLNILGVKPTIRRERSVGGYYPVMDRQLPTSIDYRTDKCMQAVKDQGQCGSCWSFAAVVPIEFNTCKKTGTAVSFSEQMLVDCDTYDGGCNGGMYTNAWQYIKEKGGIMKSSAYSYTSGSTGLTGTTCKFDSTAVATKVTAFDWTMPYPNATVSMNFLQSEGPLPSAIKILDSFYSYASGVYSDPACIVADENDIHHAITVVGYGTTTATSTTPATPYWIVRNSWGTGWGLSGYFLIKRGVNMCNIESWTAYVRVV, from the exons ATGCTATTCCCTATGCTCTGTGGGTATAGAACTAAACTGTTTATAAGGAGCGTGATGGCAATCATAGGCTCACATCATCCGCTGGGTAGATCTTCTTCCACG atgaaacttCTTTCCACCATTATCCTGCTGACTATGGCTGTGGCCATGGCTGACCGTGACGAGGATGCCTGGAACTTTTACAAG TTCCAATTTGGCAAGGCTCACTCGCCGCAGGAAGATGCTATTAGAAAACAGAATTTTCTCGCTAGGGACAGGGTCATCGATAAACATAACCGCGAAAACAAGGAATGGCAGATGGCACATAACAAATTCTCTGATATG TCTGAAGAAGAGAAACTGAATATTCTCGGAGTCAAACCAACTATTCGCCGCGAGAGGTCTGTTGGTGGATATTACCCCGTTATGGATCGCCAACTGCCAACTTCC ATTGACTACCGTACCGACAAGTGCATGCAGGCAGTCAAGGATCAag GACAATGCGGCAGTTGTTGGTCGTTTGCCGCAGTGGTGCCTATTGAATTCAACACATGCAAGAAAACTGGCACAGCCGTCTCATTCAG CGAGCAAATGTTGGTGGACTGTGATACTTACGATGGGGGCTGCAATGGGGGAATGTACACGAACGCCTGGCAGTACATTAAGGAAAAGGGGGGGATTATGAAAAGTTCTGCATACAGTTACACCTCTGGATCTACTGGGCTT ACAGGCACTACTTGCAAGTTTGACAGCACTGCAGTGGCCACTAAAGTTACGGCTTTCGACTGGACTATGCCCTATCCCAATGCAACTGTGTCCATGAATTTTCTACAATCTGAAGGACCACTTCCCAGTGCCATTAAGATCCTGGATTCCTTCTACAGTTATGC TTCTGGAGTGTATAGCGACCCCGCTTGCATCGTTGCTGACGAGAACGATATCCATCACGCCATCACTGTCGTTGGTTACGGTACAACTACAGCCACTTCTACTACTCCCGCTACTCCTTACTGGATTGTCCGTAATTCTTGGGGTACTGGTTGGGGTCTGTCGGGCTACTTTTTGATTAAGCGAGGCGTTAACATGTGCAACATTGAATCATGGACTGCTTACGTCCGTGTTGTTTAA
- the LOC116919996 gene encoding procathepsin L isoform X2, whose product MKLLSTIILLTMAVAMADRDEDAWNFYKFQFGKAHSPQEDAIRKQNFLARDRVIDKHNRENKEWQMAHNKFSDMSEEEKLNILGVKPTIRRERSVGGYYPVMDRQLPTSIDYRTDKCMQAVKDQGQCGSCWSFAAVVPIEFNTCKKTGTAVSFSEQMLVDCDTYDGGCNGGMYTNAWQYIKEKGGIMKSSAYSYTSGSTGLTGTTCKFDSTAVATKVTAFDWTMPYPNATVSMNFLQSEGPLPSAIKILDSFYSYASGVYSDPACIVADENDIHHAITVVGYGTTTATSTTPATPYWIVRNSWGTGWGLSGYFLIKRGVNMCNIESWTAYVRVV is encoded by the exons atgaaacttCTTTCCACCATTATCCTGCTGACTATGGCTGTGGCCATGGCTGACCGTGACGAGGATGCCTGGAACTTTTACAAG TTCCAATTTGGCAAGGCTCACTCGCCGCAGGAAGATGCTATTAGAAAACAGAATTTTCTCGCTAGGGACAGGGTCATCGATAAACATAACCGCGAAAACAAGGAATGGCAGATGGCACATAACAAATTCTCTGATATG TCTGAAGAAGAGAAACTGAATATTCTCGGAGTCAAACCAACTATTCGCCGCGAGAGGTCTGTTGGTGGATATTACCCCGTTATGGATCGCCAACTGCCAACTTCC ATTGACTACCGTACCGACAAGTGCATGCAGGCAGTCAAGGATCAag GACAATGCGGCAGTTGTTGGTCGTTTGCCGCAGTGGTGCCTATTGAATTCAACACATGCAAGAAAACTGGCACAGCCGTCTCATTCAG CGAGCAAATGTTGGTGGACTGTGATACTTACGATGGGGGCTGCAATGGGGGAATGTACACGAACGCCTGGCAGTACATTAAGGAAAAGGGGGGGATTATGAAAAGTTCTGCATACAGTTACACCTCTGGATCTACTGGGCTT ACAGGCACTACTTGCAAGTTTGACAGCACTGCAGTGGCCACTAAAGTTACGGCTTTCGACTGGACTATGCCCTATCCCAATGCAACTGTGTCCATGAATTTTCTACAATCTGAAGGACCACTTCCCAGTGCCATTAAGATCCTGGATTCCTTCTACAGTTATGC TTCTGGAGTGTATAGCGACCCCGCTTGCATCGTTGCTGACGAGAACGATATCCATCACGCCATCACTGTCGTTGGTTACGGTACAACTACAGCCACTTCTACTACTCCCGCTACTCCTTACTGGATTGTCCGTAATTCTTGGGGTACTGGTTGGGGTCTGTCGGGCTACTTTTTGATTAAGCGAGGCGTTAACATGTGCAACATTGAATCATGGACTGCTTACGTCCGTGTTGTTTAA